A single region of the Salinibacter sp. 10B genome encodes:
- a CDS encoding metallophosphoesterase, producing the protein MSTDYHFISDMHIGGDGQLRDCDFMDELIAFLKELEEQGGDAELIINGDAFGLWEFTGVPGTNKLEALIEQQPQLFEQLKATGAQIPITLIPGNHDYELACYPDFEKRLAEFNVDLVPEIAITRTVAGETVWIEHGMQHDENNRMPDFGNPHAQPVGYHITTRTVGTAGRFSDFGTGNWLKDLQSVTPLTDIPTWMASNYFYREMSPLLRYVLLPFLLLFSASVVVSGAGLLKATGLVSFNVITETVLFQSLGMVGSALNVIFAVNAVVLVILLLLSVPLFFLVRDVRATLKQYNLLEHDETGDLVQEGEELYVEAAQDVFEKHPEVSVFVFGHTHSVFLKTLDDGRVVLNTGTWLKLLHKIPVLLGYLPPVYCPSYQISTFRITEEEGNLVIYYRQIPKTAPEELTWLQRVVTTFRQVPEPTFVPRRTVVRPSVSEPR; encoded by the coding sequence ATGTCGACGGACTACCACTTCATCAGCGACATGCACATCGGGGGGGATGGGCAACTGCGCGACTGCGACTTTATGGACGAGCTGATCGCGTTCCTAAAGGAGTTGGAGGAGCAGGGCGGCGACGCCGAGCTGATTATCAACGGCGATGCGTTTGGGCTGTGGGAGTTCACCGGCGTTCCGGGGACGAACAAGCTAGAGGCGCTTATCGAGCAACAGCCGCAGCTTTTCGAGCAACTCAAGGCAACCGGTGCTCAGATTCCGATCACGCTTATCCCGGGAAATCACGATTATGAATTGGCCTGCTACCCGGACTTTGAAAAGCGTCTGGCGGAGTTCAACGTCGACCTCGTTCCCGAGATTGCCATCACGCGGACGGTTGCTGGGGAGACGGTATGGATCGAGCACGGCATGCAGCATGACGAGAACAACCGAATGCCGGACTTCGGCAATCCACATGCGCAACCGGTCGGGTACCACATCACAACCCGGACCGTGGGCACGGCCGGTCGGTTCTCCGACTTCGGAACTGGCAACTGGTTGAAGGATCTTCAGTCCGTGACGCCACTGACGGACATTCCGACCTGGATGGCGTCGAACTATTTTTATCGGGAGATGTCCCCGCTCTTGCGGTACGTCCTCTTGCCGTTTCTGCTGCTCTTCAGCGCCAGCGTAGTGGTTTCCGGCGCCGGCCTGCTTAAAGCAACCGGTCTCGTCAGCTTCAACGTCATCACCGAGACAGTACTGTTTCAGTCACTGGGCATGGTCGGCAGCGCGCTAAACGTGATCTTCGCGGTGAACGCCGTTGTACTTGTCATTCTACTGCTCTTGTCCGTCCCACTGTTTTTCCTGGTGAGGGATGTCCGGGCAACGTTGAAGCAGTACAACCTGCTGGAGCATGACGAGACGGGCGACCTGGTACAAGAGGGCGAAGAATTATACGTCGAGGCAGCCCAGGACGTCTTTGAGAAGCATCCGGAGGTGAGCGTGTTTGTCTTCGGACACACCCACAGCGTGTTTTTGAAAACGCTTGATGACGGGCGAGTGGTACTGAACACCGGCACGTGGCTGAAACTGCTCCACAAAATTCCCGTGCTGCTCGGATACCTGCCCCCTGTCTATTGCCCATCCTATCAGATCAGTACCTTCCGGATTACGGAGGAGGAGGGCAACCTCGTCATCTACTACCGGCAGATTCCCAAGACTGCCCCCGAGGAGTTGACCTGGTTGCAACGGGTGGTGACTACATTTCGGCAGGTGCCGGAGCCTACCTTCGTGCCCCGGCGGACTGTCGTTCGCCCTTCCGTTTCCGAACCCCGATGA
- a CDS encoding MFS transporter, with protein sequence MLLSGVDRRVAALGLARMADAVANSFLIIVLPLYIASDGVGGWGFGLSEAAITGLVLGAFGLVNSVVQPFAGRLSDRMGQRKVFILLGLVVLGVVTLAYTFATSYTALLGVRVLQAGGAAFTIVGSVALVSELSPAGGRGRNMGVYNSFRLFGFGAGPLAAGFVVEHGPYTISGATLSGFEMAFYGSAAAAFLSVALVGWLVSDPDDLQPRSSEGGLRVFSGEQDRLFDPIFALGLASLFMASCITLLSPIEPVVNERLGQGPVLFAVEFAAFIGTQVVFQPTMGRLSDEYGHRRFVVWGLLGLIPVTLVQGLVTAPWQMIAVRLAQGGVAAMVFAPALALAGELAEEGQSGAQLSVLTVSFGLGIAAGQVISGFLIRFGFLAPFASGAVLAAMGLVLVWTQVPGGASNEEEATDEKIDLSNGIPESPSRSTPDPVGERSRNGCSHGASRRGSNGQHAGRAEETSQRHGAVERP encoded by the coding sequence ATGCTTCTATCCGGCGTTGATCGCCGCGTTGCTGCCCTGGGACTTGCCCGGATGGCCGATGCGGTCGCCAACTCGTTTCTCATTATTGTGCTGCCACTCTACATTGCCAGCGACGGAGTTGGAGGATGGGGGTTTGGTCTCTCGGAAGCAGCGATCACGGGACTGGTGCTCGGGGCGTTTGGTCTCGTCAACAGTGTGGTGCAGCCCTTTGCCGGGCGACTCTCCGACCGAATGGGGCAGCGCAAGGTGTTCATCCTGCTGGGGCTGGTCGTTCTCGGTGTGGTAACGCTTGCGTATACATTTGCGACCAGCTACACGGCCCTTCTGGGGGTGCGGGTCCTGCAGGCCGGTGGAGCGGCGTTCACCATCGTCGGCAGCGTGGCGCTGGTGAGTGAGTTGAGCCCGGCCGGCGGACGGGGGCGCAACATGGGAGTGTACAACTCTTTTCGGCTCTTCGGCTTTGGGGCAGGGCCGCTCGCGGCGGGCTTCGTCGTGGAGCACGGCCCGTACACCATTAGCGGAGCTACGCTGAGCGGTTTTGAGATGGCCTTCTACGGCTCAGCGGCGGCGGCCTTTCTGAGCGTCGCACTCGTAGGGTGGCTCGTGAGCGACCCCGACGACCTCCAGCCGAGGAGTAGTGAGGGAGGCCTTCGCGTCTTCTCCGGGGAGCAGGATCGGCTCTTCGATCCAATCTTTGCGCTGGGGCTGGCCTCCTTGTTCATGGCGTCATGCATCACGCTTCTGTCTCCGATCGAGCCGGTCGTAAACGAACGCCTCGGGCAGGGGCCTGTGCTCTTCGCAGTGGAATTCGCTGCCTTCATCGGGACGCAGGTCGTATTCCAGCCGACGATGGGACGCCTCTCCGACGAGTATGGGCACCGACGCTTTGTCGTATGGGGACTCCTCGGGCTTATCCCCGTCACGCTCGTGCAGGGGCTCGTGACGGCGCCGTGGCAGATGATCGCCGTGCGGCTCGCGCAGGGCGGCGTAGCAGCGATGGTCTTCGCCCCAGCGCTTGCGCTGGCAGGCGAGCTGGCAGAGGAGGGGCAGAGCGGCGCACAGCTTTCGGTGTTGACGGTCTCGTTCGGCCTGGGCATCGCGGCGGGGCAGGTGATCAGCGGCTTTCTCATCCGCTTCGGCTTTCTGGCGCCTTTTGCCTCCGGAGCGGTCCTGGCCGCAATGGGCCTTGTGCTCGTGTGGACGCAGGTTCCCGGAGGGGCATCCAATGAAGAAGAAGCGACGGATGAGAAAATCGACCTCTCCAATGGCATACCTGAATCGCCGTCCCGCTCTACGCCCGATCCGGTTGGGGAGCGCTCCAGAAATGGCTGCAGCCATGGAGCGTCGCGCCGAGGAAGCAATGGGCAGCATGCCGGACGTGCTGAGGAAACTTCCCAGCGACACGGTGCCGTTGAAAGGCCATAA